The genomic DNA TGGTGAGAATTGAATTCAGAATCTTCTTAATACAAGAATAGGCATACTGTTGAACCACGAATTCGCTTGCCCATTATTTTGCAATTACTCTGCCCTATTACTTAGGTGTTGCCCAATGCTAGGGCTAAAATGTACCGATATTTCACATTACTATACGGGGATTAtggattttaattaataaaatatgaattcTAATTAATCATAACGAAATAATTTACATGAACCAAAATAGAAGAAAGCAAATTTACAGAAGTTGAAATACTAGACATATGGACTCGACCAACTATACCCCTATATGAATAACCCAGGCACTAAAAAACCATATATAGATCCCAAGAATTATGCACATGAACttgatgaattaattaatatcacCTATCCTTCTAAGAACTTATCAACTCTCGCATTAGCAGAGGCGGAGAGGAACTTCATGCAGATTGGAGCGTTAACTCCGGCGAGGGAGAGAATCGCCGCCGGGATGCCCCACAATGAGTCGCCGCATATGAGTCCCGATGCTACTGCAGGCCCAAAGTCCTTGGCCTTTTGCTTGTTGCTCCTCTCCCATAAGTAAAGGATCAGGCTCCCGATGCACATATCAATCGCAAAGTAGCTCCCGAGGTAGAATGGGATCGCCATGCACATTGGGCTAGGAATGTACCTGTAGAACCCGTAGTTGGTCTCGAAGTGCTGGAGCAGGTCCCGGAGCAGGTTCATCACTATTGCTACCACAAAGCAGGTGATGGCGAGGGCGAGGCAGTTCTTTGGGAGGGAGGACACGCCCTCCACTCCAAGAAGAGCGATCCCTCGGTACACGAGGGCGTATGGGGCTGGGTAAGACCCGTCAGGGTCTCCAATCGGATAGGCTCTGTAGAAGAACCAGAAGACCAGTGGGCTCATGATGCAGCCCATCGCGGTCCCGATCACCTGGCTGAAGAACATGGACCGAGGTGACGAGAGGGTCAGGTAGCCCGTCTTGAAGTCCTGCATCAGGTCCGAGGCTGTGGAAACAATGCTCATCATGACCCCGCAAGCTGCAAGCCCGGCAACGACCCCGCCGTCCTTGAGCCCAACCCAGGCACTGAAGATGATGATGGCGAATTTCCCGTAGTTGGAAGCCAAGGACCAGTCAGTGAGGCCACATCCGTAAGCATTGCAGAAGGCCAGGACCGGTGCAATTGCATAGGCAACCAGTAGGTGATACCACTTCAATTGGTGGAAGATCAAGTTCGGGATGATGCAGATGGAGATAACTGCGAGGGCTACATACCCAACTACTGCAGCCCAAATGGGGATCGCGTCCTTGAGGAAGTAGTGTGTCCTGCGTTCATCATCATAGCTGACAGTGGGGCCGCCCGTGGTGGATGCTTCCTTGGACTTGGAGGCTTTCTTGATGAGGCTGGTTGAGGTCTTGAAGAGCATGACGATGACGTGGTAGAGACCGTCCCCGAGCATCATGGCAATGGCTAGAAAAACCTGTACAAAGACATACATATGATGATAGTGCCCTCTAGTAAATACATGATctccttaattagaatttaaaatcgcATCGGTGTTGGGGATGATTGTGTAAATTTgagaaactatatatatgaatatacgTACCCGATATCCCTGGATACCGTGGAGGCTGCTCGCAGAGAGTTCAGCTCTGTACCAGTTGCCTTTCTGCTTCTCGATGAGTGGCCACATGATGCCCCAAGAGATCACGCCTCCGATGAGGAGTGATATGTTCACCATATATGGACAGATCATTCCCACCCCAACATATGTTGCTGAGAAATCAAAGTAGAACCTGAAAAACACCAGCAGCATATATACGCCCGATACGTTAGTCTAATTATTGTTGCTGTAATCGATATGGAAGGAAAGTTACATGTTACTTAAGGGTACGCACTTTTGCCGGAAGGCTTTCAGGCCGAAGGTTGGGAAACTGCTGAAGCCGCAACCATCCGATGATACGTAGAACCACTGGAAGAAGGCCCAGAGGAAGCTGCCGAAGAAGCTCTTGAACAGCATGCTCACCTGCTGCCTGCATAACCATGACAATAATGTAAGGAACGTGATGAATCTTTATATATACGTACACATTATGAATCAGTACACTTTGCCATGCATCGAATCAATGCTTTCAATGTCGGAAAAGATTTTTCCTAGTTACATTCTAAGAATATAAATTCAAGTAGAAAGCTAGAGCACCATCAAAGACCTATGCTTTGCAGAGGCAAAACTAGTTAGCTAGGTTAATGTTGCCAGGTGATAATGCATTAACAGTTATGTCCAGAGAAGTTTCTTTgcacatacacacacatatatgtgtgtatacataaatacatatatatgtgtgtgtgtgtgtgtgtgaattTTCAGATCGAATTTTCACAAGGAAGTAATGCGTTATCAGTATAACATGAGATTGAAACTCATGTTGTACGCAAAGCCGAATATTCAAGATCTCGACAAAAGATCAACTGCGCATAGCTTACTTGGCCAGCTTGGCCCCTTTAGGAGTGTGGAAGCTATTGATGAGAAACGCCGTCGCAGTCCCGCTCGGATACGTGAGTTTATACTTCAACACCATCATCTGTATACATAATTACAATTTACAACATACACGTACTCAATGAAAACGATCAATCAAGTATGAATTTGAAGAAACAATTTTGAAGACAATTAATCAAGAAGCATCACTAATCTTAGTACCTTCCTGAGGGGGACAATCGAAAACAACCCGACGAAGCTGACCACAAACAGGAACCCGATAACCCAACCTAGATGGAGCTTTTTAATGTTTTCTGGTGTATTCCCTCCTTCAGCCTGTGCGGCTATGCTCGAGCTCATTCCCAACAAATATGTTGCAGTCCCACCTAAATGTAATTATATGATTCATATCAGAAATCTTCAAGTTCATGGCGGTGACGATGATGAATGATGATATCAAGACTTGAGAAAGAGCACGTAGATCGAAGAAAAGAAATGCAGTTTTTACATAAATGAATACTAGTTGATAAATTTAGAACATACTGCTGAAGGCAATCCCAGAAGATGCGACGACACAAGTCTGGATCACAGTGTTCTCCTGGCGAGTGAAGGGCTGCTTGAGGAGGCCAAAGTTGTCGAGGAGAGTAGTCCAAGCCTTCACCATCGCGAACCCGAGGAGGCCAGCAGCCACATTGAGCGACGGGATCACTCCCGTGGTGAGGTTGAGCTTGCAGACTATGAAGTTGAACACCAGACTCAGCAGGAACCCCGTCACCATGGCCCGGAACGTCAGCTGCTGCCTCCAGTTCGGGATGGGGGTGTCCGTGAACACCTTCTCGATCATCAGCTTCTCGTCCGCATCCTCCTCATGATGATCACCCTCAGCCATCCGGTTGGCACTTGACATTTCCGAGGAGGGCACGTTCCTGACTTCAAACTCACGCCCTCTCGGTGCCATTTCTCTGGCCTGATTAGAACTCTCTTTAGGTGCACTCATTGTGATACTATTAGGGTTATTTAAATAGGGAGTGTAGTCAATGTAGAACTCGAACAAACAGCAAAGCCAAGGCCATAATAAGAGGAACGTGTGATGTGGGTGGTCAGGAGGATTTCTAGGTATGTCAGTGTAACAGacaatttgtatatatataggagtACAGATATATCACCCCAAATATGTCAAATCAGATCCCTTCACCTGTAACGGGATCATTCGGGATCTTGCGTCGTGGAGGAATATTCGGGTATTCGTACTTCAAACTGATACAGATTCATTCATACGATATTATTCATTCTCCTGTATGGTATGATCTATCTGATTCATCGGATTGACCTATGTACGTGATCAGTAACTCAAAGCGAACGTCCATTTCATATACTCTATTCAAATACGACCAAGTACGTAGTATCGATTGCACCGGTTTGAAATTCTTCCTCTTATTCTTAGAAGTTGTGCATACACCGATGAATCTTGGAAATCCAGTGAGTGCGGCTCAGAGTGTTTAATTTTGCTCTAATTAGCTTATCCCACACATAAAGTCGGTAATTTTAATTCTGAATGAAGCTAAATTGAATTTCGATGCAGTACCACATTAGCAATCGGGGGATGATCTCGTTATTATCGATAActttttttgagaaaaaaggATAGAGCCAAAACcgttatttaaaaatttggcAATAATTCTCAGAAGATTAATTCATATCatctaatttatattattgtttgtcttttatttgatGTATATTCGAAAAGAGCGGCACACAAATATCTGTTTTGATCACTTAAATGTCAGCATAGGATCTAAGGTTAAGGTTTGAGACTTGTCGATCTATTGATTTTCATATTGTTCTCCTTCTATCTTGAACGGTGGAACTAATATTCCCGTATCCATCTTTATAGTCCTTCAACAGACGGTTGTTCAAGAGTAAACATTCTAAACTTGTAAtcgaaatttgaaaaaaattaaggaaaaaaagaaactgagAATACCTGTATCTTATATCTTATATTTTCTATCTTATTATCTTAAtacttcttatatatattataatacttttatttatgaaaaagtCTGATTTTATAATTACCACCATATTTATCTTGGATATAGTTGAAACGTTGAAAATTTCCCcgatttttaatttaacttatGATATAATCTAAAATAAAAGTGAGTTCAACGACAATATTATTCACTTAATATCACACTCCCCTCTCATTTGCCTCCTACATGTCAACCTCCTAATCACAGGTTTTATCACATTatttttatcactttttcATATTCTATATTCAATTCttgctttttattttcataccCTAACTTTATTATTCCTCTTCCAAATTAATCCATCCATGAACCTATAGGATAAATCATTGTAGTTGGTagtagaagaaaaataaaaatcattttaGTTGAAGTGCGGTATGCACGGGTTAGGACGTGCTATGCATTCATGGCAAAAAATTAgcgtatatataaattttcaatggGCTCCACATATCCCGAATGGcaaaaaattagaagaaaaaaaaatatttgtatgAAAAGTAAGCTTTTTGTCCATTAACTTAATTATTATGTATGGATGCTGCAACGGTTGTTGTTGGGGCTCGATTAAAgagaaaatcttaaaaaatGATCTTGCCTCACATTGATGAGATGAGAAAGAAccacaaaaaattatttaatgaaaataattatagtaATTATCCGAGTGATTAGCATCATTCTCTATTTCATGTAATGTAATTGGTGCTTCCTCACGTCATTTGACAAGGAAaaatttctcttattttaaaaGGCATATAATCATAATATACACAAGGACATAGGCGAAAATCTAGAATATCTTATCGTTATTAATGTAATCTTGTAATACATTCAAAGATATACAGATCTCGATATGATCTTCAGTAGTAggatttctttctttgttttaaattttagatTTAGATGGCATGCATATAAATTTCgtaaaattgaaatgaaacGATATAAGTCGGTCAGACTCACCtctcaaaataataatcatcatAATAATAGCTGCGTATGCGATTAAATTACTTTcctattattgaaaattaaataccGGCTCCACTAGATATTTTCCATAATGGTATTATTTTCctgttatttataaatataattgccCCATAAGATTAAACCAGGAAATCCGCGTCGACCAGTTCATCTCTATATCTGTATCCTCATAAGATTCTCACTACATCCTTATAAATAGAGAGTCCACCCTAGGAAAATAACACTTCCAAATAACGACA from Punica granatum isolate Tunisia-2019 chromosome 2, ASM765513v2, whole genome shotgun sequence includes the following:
- the LOC116195190 gene encoding probable metal-nicotianamine transporter YSL7, coding for MAPRGREFEVRNVPSSEMSSANRMAEGDHHEEDADEKLMIEKVFTDTPIPNWRQQLTFRAMVTGFLLSLVFNFIVCKLNLTTGVIPSLNVAAGLLGFAMVKAWTTLLDNFGLLKQPFTRQENTVIQTCVVASSGIAFSSGTATYLLGMSSSIAAQAEGGNTPENIKKLHLGWVIGFLFVVSFVGLFSIVPLRKMMVLKYKLTYPSGTATAFLINSFHTPKGAKLAKQQVSMLFKSFFGSFLWAFFQWFYVSSDGCGFSSFPTFGLKAFRQKFYFDFSATYVGVGMICPYMVNISLLIGGVISWGIMWPLIEKQKGNWYRAELSASSLHGIQGYRVFLAIAMMLGDGLYHVIVMLFKTSTSLIKKASKSKEASTTGGPTVSYDDERRTHYFLKDAIPIWAAVVGYVALAVISICIIPNLIFHQLKWYHLLVAYAIAPVLAFCNAYGCGLTDWSLASNYGKFAIIIFSAWVGLKDGGVVAGLAACGVMMSIVSTASDLMQDFKTGYLTLSSPRSMFFSQVIGTAMGCIMSPLVFWFFYRAYPIGDPDGSYPAPYALVYRGIALLGVEGVSSLPKNCLALAITCFVVAIVMNLLRDLLQHFETNYGFYRYIPSPMCMAIPFYLGSYFAIDMCIGSLILYLWERSNKQKAKDFGPAVASGLICGDSLWGIPAAILSLAGVNAPICMKFLSASANARVDKFLEG